A genomic window from Labrus bergylta chromosome 7, fLabBer1.1, whole genome shotgun sequence includes:
- the rgma gene encoding repulsive guidance molecule A, translating to MQSPRERSEVRPRAGWMVMGERGRPSALDVCRVLVVFLSLFPSVSLQCKILKCNSEFWASTSNSGPEEEFCTALRAYNSCVRRTARTCRGDLAYHSAQHGIEDLMSQHNCSKEGPTSQPHARTPIPPPSPPLLPDSQERSDGPEVCHYERSLARNTAPPNYTHCGFFGDPHLRTFGDDFQTCKVEGAWPLIHNKYLSVQVTNTPVVPGSMATATSKLTIIFKNFQECVDQKMYHAETDELPAAFADGSKNGGDRHGANTLRVVEKVPGQHVEIQARYIGTTIVVRQVGRYLTFAVRMPEEVVNSVEEGDNQDLYLCLHGCPANQRIDFRSVRARAAESQGASRTRGSSFTYQSAKAKCKERLPVEDLYFQSCVFDLLSSGDINFTMAAYYAFEDVKMLHSNSKRYHLYEKDAFMSGAAQRGFLSLFFLNLLAVLSWSLCCSVHL from the exons ATGCAGTCGCCAAG GGAGAGGAGTGAAGTGCGACCCCGAGCTGGATGGATGGTTATGGGGGAAAGAGGAAGACCCTCGGCGCTTGACGTGTGCAGAGTCCTAGTCGTGTTTCTCTCACTCTTCCCCTCTG TGAGTCTGCAGTGCAAGATCCTCAAGTGTAACTCTGAATTTTGGGCCTCCACGTCGAACTCTGGCCCGGAGGAGGAGTTTTGCACGGCACTGCGAGCGTACAACAGCTGCGTGCGCCGGACGGCTCGAACCTGCAGGGGCGACCTGGCTTACCACTCCGCCCAGCATGGCATAGAAGATCTAATGAGCCAGCACAACTGCTCCAAGGAGGGGCCAACGTCGCAACCTCACGCCCGAACCCCAATTCCACCTCCATCCCCGCCGCTCCTACCCGACAGCCAGGAGCGCTCGGATGGCCCGGAAGTGTGCCACTACGAGCGCAGTCTGGCGCGCAACACGGCCCCGCCTAACTATACCCACTGCGGCTTCTTTGGAGACCCCCATCTCCGAACCTTTGGAGATGATTTCCAGACGTGTAAGGTTGAAGGAGCTTGGCCGCTCATCCACAACAAATACCTGTCTGTCCAGGTGACCAACACTCCTGTGGTGCCGGGTTCAATGGCGACTGCCACAAGCAAG CTGACAATCATCTTTAAGAACTTCCAAGAATGTGTGGACCAGAAGATGTACCACGCAGAGACGGACGAGCTACCCGCCGCGTTCGCCGACGGCTCTAAGAACGGAGGGGACCGCCACGGGGCGAACACCCTGCGCGTGGTTGAGAAGGTTCCGGGGCAGCACGTGGAAATCCAGGCAAGGTACATCGGGACGACCATCGTCGTGAGGCAAGTCGGCCGCTACCTGACCTTCGCGGTGCGGATGCCGGAGGAGGTCGTGAACTCCGTGGAGGAAGGCGACAACCAGGACTTGTACCTGTGTCTTCACGGCTGCCCCGCCAACCAACGCATCGACTTTAGGAGCGTCCGGGCTCGAGCGGCCGAGTCTCAAGGCGCCAGCAGGACAAGGGGCAGCAGCTTCACCTACCAGTCGGCCAAGGCCAAGTGCAAAGAGCGGCTCCCAGTGGAGGACCTGTACTTTCAGTCCTGTGTGTTCGACCTCCTGTCCTCTGGAGACATAAACTTCACCATGGCCGCCTACTACGCCTTTGAGGATGTAAAAATGCTCCACTCAAACAGCAAGAGATACCACCTCTATGAAAAGGATGCTTTCATGAGCGGTGCGGCACAGAGGGGCTTTCTCTCACTCTTCTTCCTCAACCTCCTCGCTGTGTTATCGTGGAGTTTGTGCTGCTCAGTTCATCTATAG